A stretch of DNA from Microbacterium croceum:
CGACCCGCACGTGCTGCTCGTGCCCGGCACCGTCATCGTGCTGACGATCCTCGCGTTCGGCATCCTCGGCGACGCCCTGCGCGATCTCCTCGACCCGAAAGCGAAGAAGCGCTCATGAACGAACCGCTGCTGCAGGTCGACGGCCTGTCCGTCGAGTTCCAGACGCCGGACGGCTGGCGTCAGGTCACCTACGACGTCTCGTTCCGCGTCGATCGGCGCAAGACTCTCGCCCTGGTCGGCGAATCGGGGTCGGGCAAGTCGGTCACCGCGATGTCGATCCTGGATCTGCTGCCCGCCAACGCCCGGCGCACCGGACGCATCCTCTTCGACGGCGTCGACCTCGTGCCGTTGCGCGACAAGGGGCTCCGGCCGTTGCGCGGGTCCCGGATCGCGACGATCTTCCAGGAGCCGATGACCGCGCTGAACCCGGTGTACACGATCGGCCATCAGCTGGCCGAGGCGCTCACCAGCCATCATCACGACCTCGACCGGAAGACCGTCAGGGACCGCGCGATCCAGTTGCTGCGCGATGTGCACATGCCCGATCCGGAGGAGAAGGTCGATCACTATCCGCACCAGCTCTCGGGAGGACAGCGCCAGCGCGCCATGATCGCGATGGCCATCTCGTCCGAGCCCGATCTGCTGATCGCCGACGAGCCGACGACCGCTCTCGACGTCACCGTGCAGGCCGAGATCCTCGACCTGATCTCCGAGATCCAGGAACGGATGGGGATGGCGGTGCTGATCATCACCCACGACATGGGCGTGGTGGCCGATATCGCCGACGACGTCGTCGTCATGAAGGATGGCCGTGTCGTGGAGGGCGCCCCGTCGGCGGAGCTGTTCCGCTCCCCGAAGCAGGAGTACACGCAGGCACTTCTCGCCGCGGTGCCGCACCTCGGCAAGGCCGACGACTTCCTCTCGGCCGCGCGCAACAAGCTGCGCATCGACGGAGTGACCGCAGCCACGCCGCTGCCCGAGACGGTGCTGCGGCTGCAGGATGCCGTCATCCGCTACCCGGGTCGCTGGCGGCGCCCCGGGTTCCAAGCCATCAACGGCATCGATCTGGAGGTCGCGCGCGGTGAGATCGTCGGCCTCGTGGGCGAATCCGGCTCGGGCAAGTCGACGATCGGCAAGGCCGCGATCGGCCTGCTGCCCGTGACGGAGGGCGTGCTGGAGGTGCGCGGCGAGCGCATCACCGGCCGACCGGGTCGCGCGCTGCGGCAGCTGCGGCGACACGTGACGATGGTGTTCCAGGATCCCGCGTCATCGCTGAACCCCCGGCGCACCATCGGGCAGGCCATCTCCGACCCGCTGCTCTGGCAGGGGCTCGTCCGCGACCCCCGCGCCCGCCGGACGCGAGCCAAGGAGCTGCTCGAGCAGGTGCAGCTCGACCCGGACTGGTGCGACCGCTTCCCGCACGAGTTGTCGGGCGGCCAGCGTCAGCGCATCGGCATCGCCAGAGCGATCGCCACCGATCCGGTGCTCATGATCGCCGATGAGCCGACCTCCGCACTCGACGTCTCGGTGCAGGCGCAGGTGCTCGATCTGTTCCTCGCCCTGCAGCGCGAGCTCGGGTTCTCCTGCCTGTTCATCAGCCACGACCTCTCGGTGGTCGAGACGCTGTCGAACCGGGTGGTGGTGCTGCGGCACGGCGATGTGATCGAGGAGGGGCCGACCGAAGAGGTGCTGCACCATCCGTCGGACGACTACACGAAGCGTCTGATCGCCGCCGCACCGGTGCCCGATCCCGAGATCCAGCAGGTGCGCCGCGCCGAGCGGCTCGCGTTGAGGAGGGGATAGGGATGGAGACCCGACGACTGGAGATCTTCGTCGCACTGGTCGACGCCGGGGGCTTCAAGCAGGCTGCCGCGAGCCTCTTCATCACGCCACCGGCGCTGTCGCAGCAGATCTCGCGACTCGAGAAGGATGTCGGCGTCGCGCTGATCGACCGCACCATGCGCCCGATCGTGCCCACCGAGGCGGGGCGGGAGTTCTACTTCCGCTGCCGGAGGGTGCTCGAGGCGATGCAGCACATCACCCAGCTCCTCGACGATGAGCGCAGCCACGAGTTCGGCCGCGTGCGCGTGGGCATCGTGCCCGCCATGATGTACAGCACGCCGGCGAAGGCGGTGCGTCGTTTCATCCGCGCGCATCCCGCCGCCAACGTGCAGGTGCGCAGCATCGCGACCTCGCTGCTGATCGATGAGCTGGAGCAGGGGTCGATCGACGTCGCCGTGCTCCTCACCCAGCCCGATCTGAAGGACCTGTCCTCGACGACGCTGTTCAGCGAGGAGTACCTCGCCTGCCTGCCGCTGGACCACGCCTTGGCCGACCAGGACGAGATCAGCTTCGCGGAACTGCGCAGCGAGCGCATCCTCCAGGGCCCCCGGGTGGCGAACCCGGCGGGCTACGACGCGGTCGTCGCGGCGTGCATGCGCGCCGGCTTCTCCCCGCGCACTCTCGAGGTGATGGGTTCGTACATGGATCACGCCGCGATGGTGTCGGCGGGCATGGGCGTCGGGTTCATGCCGGAGTCGCTGTCGGACATCCACCCGCACGATGTCGTCTACCGGCGACTGGTCAACCCGCCCGTGGGGCTCACGGCATCCATCTCGTGGTTCGAGCGCCGCCTCGACTCCGTGGGGCGGGCATTCGTCCGCCACTGCATCACCGAGCTCTCCGATCTGGAGGGCCTCACCCCAACCGAAGGAGAGTCATGAAGTTCGCGATCGGCCAGATGGTCTCCGGCGAAGACAAAGCCGCCAACCTCGCGGAGATCGCGCGGTTGACCGAAGAGGCGGCCGCCGCCGGCGCACGCCTCGTGGTCTTCCCCGAGTTCGCGATGTTCGATGCACCGAAGCTCGACGAGGAGTTCATCAAGGAGGGCGAGCCGCTCGACGGTCCGTTCGTGTCCGGCCTCGCCGCCCTCGCGCGCCGGACCGGTGTCTCGATCGTCGCCGGGATGCTCGAGACCATCGAAGGCGAGGCGCGCGGCTACAACACGCTCGTGCTCGTGACGCCGGACGAGGGTCTCTCGCGGGTCTACCACAAGCTCCACCTGTACGACGCGTTCGGCTTCCTCGAATCCGACCACATCCGCCCCGGCGACATCGCGGGTCCGGTGACGTTCACGATCGACGACATCACCGTCGGGATGCTCACCTGCTACGACCTGCGCTTCCCCGAAGTGGCCCGTGAACACGCGGATGCCGGAGTCGACCTGCTGCTGTATCCGGCGGCTTGGATGCCCGGTGCGCGCAAGGAGGACCACTGGAACACCCTCGCCCGCGCACGGGCGATCGAGAACACCCTCTACGTGGCGGCCGTCTCGCAGGGGCCGTCGGTCGGCACCGGCGGCAGCATCATCGTCGATCCGATGGGCATCACTCTCGGAGAGATCGGCGAGCGGAGCGGCATCGCCGTGGCGGATGCCACGCCACAGCGCGTCGCCGAGGTGCGCTCGGTGAACCCCTCGCTCGCCAACCGTCGATTCACCGTGGTCGCCTCGGCCTGACGCCGTCACCACAGAACTGAAAGGAAGAACATGTCTCACACGCTCAAGCAGGGCGCCTGGCTGTCGGATGGAAGCAGCGCGATCGGCGAGATCGTCGCCGGACTCGGCTACGACTTCGTCGTGCTCGACATCGAGCACGGATCCTTCGACCTCTCGATCCTCGAGCGCTTCATCCCGCTGCTCAAGGGCCTCGGCCTGGAGGTGCTGTCCAAGGTGCTGGTGCCCGAGCGCGGCGCCATCCAGCAGGCCCTCGACTTCGGATCCGACGGCGTGATCATCCCCCACATCGAGAGCGTCGAGCACGCCAAGCGCATCACGGACTTCGCGAAGTTCCCCCCGCTGGGCTCGCGCAGCCTGGCGGGTGGTCGCACCATGAGCTACCGCGGATACTCCGACGAGTGGATCGCCGCCCAGGATCGCGACATCAAGGTGTTCCCGATGGTGGAGGACCCGGGTGCGCTCCGCGACGTCGAGGCGATCGCCGCGCTGCCGACCGTCGACGGCATCTTCATCGGCCCCGGCGACCTCGCCGCGATGAGCGGTCGCGGTGCCTACCGCCAGACCGAGGCGGACTTCGACGACTTCCGCAAGGTGATCGCCGCTGCCCGCGCGAACGACAAGCCCTGGGTGCTGCCGGCGTGGACCACGATCGAGAAGGAGTTCGCGATCGCCGAGAACGCCGACTACGTGCTGCTGACCATGCAGCACGCCGCGATCTCGGAGGGCTACGGCAACGCCCGCGCGCTGATGGACGGCCTCATCGCGAACGCGTCGGTCCCTGCCGCGTCCTGATCACGGGCCTGCCTCCCACCCCCGAAGCCCCCGCGCACCACGGCGCGGGGGCCTCGTCGTGCGCGGGCCCGGCTGTGGCGGTTCACAACTCCTCAAGAACGCGCGCGATCAGGCTCAGAACCGCGTCCGACGGCGCCGACCGAGCGACTTCTGAGGAGTTGTGAACACGCACGACCTCACACCTCCGCGACCTGCCTCGTCATACCCGGTGGAGGCGCGCCCGCGCCCCGGAACGAAGGAGATGACGTGTCGCACGTGAACATCGGCAAGGTCTATGCAGCGCCCTACACGGCGATGCTCGAGTTCAGCGCCCAGGCTGCCGCCGCGGGAGTGGATGCCGGGCTGTCGCCGCTGCTGGTCGAGCTGATCAAGATCCGCGCCTCACAGCTCAACGGCTGTGCGTTCTGCCTGAAGATGCACGTCGCCGACGCGGTGAAGGCCGGGGAGACGTCCGACCGCCTCGCCGTGCTCGCAGGCTGGTGGGAGTCGCAGTACTTCAGCGCAGAGGAGCAGGCCGCCCTGCAGATCGCCGAGCGCGTGACCCTGCTGAGCGACCACGGACGCCTCGCCGATCGCGGTGTCGACGTCGACGGGGTGCTCACCGAGAAGCAGATCGCCGCGGTCACCTGGCTCACGGTCGTGATCAACAGCTGGAACCGCATCGCGGTCAGCAGCCACTACCCGGTCGCCCCGTGACACCGCCGAGCCGCTGAACGCGCGAACCTGAACAAGCGGCGGGAGTCAAGACCCTTCCCGCCGCTGTTCAGCCGGGTCAGACTGCCTCTCATCCGATCGATGAGGAGTACCGTGAGCCCGAGTGCCGTCCGCACCGCGACATCCGCAGACCTGCAGGACCGAGGTCCGCTGAGCGCTGCGCTCGTTCGCCGCCTCACCGGCGACGAGGAGTCCGACCACTTCGCGCAGGCCGAGGCAGCGATCGCTCGAACCGACGACGTCGTGCGCGATGACGACATCCAGCTCGCGCTCTTCCTGCTGTTCGCCTCGTCGTACGGCGCGCTCCCGCAGATCGATCCCGCGCGCGAATGGGACCCGGAACTGATCGCGACGCGGCGGCTTCTGGAAGACGCCTTCGAGCGCGCCCTGCGGGCATCCGTGCCGCAGCCGCCCCTCCCCGAGGCCACGATCGACGCGGTCGGTCGCGCGCTGTTCGCGCTGGCGGAGGCTGACACCGGGCCCAGCCTGTCGCGGTATCTCGCGAAGAAGGCGACGACGGAGCAGGCGCGCGAGTTCTTCATCCAGCGCTCGATCTACACGCTGCACGAGGCCGACCCGCACTCCTGGGCGATCCCTCGGCTGCATGGCCGCGCCAAGGCCGCGCTCGTCGAGATCCAGTCCGACGAATACGGCGGCGGGCGACCCGACCGCGTGCATGCGACGATCTTCGCGAAGGCGATGCGGGGCGCGGGACTCGACGACACCTACGGCGCGTACCTGGAACACGCCCCGGCCATCGCCCTCGCCTCGCACAACATGATGTCGATGTTCGGCATCAACCGCCGCCTGGTGGGCGCGATCGTCGGGCACCTGGCCGCCTTCGAGATCACCTCATCGATCCCCAATCGGCTCTACGGCGAGGGGATGCGGCGGCTGGGGTTCGGCGATGACGTGACCGACTACTTCGACGAGCACGTCGAAGCGGATGCCGTGCACGAGCAGATCGCCGCGCGCGACCTCGCCGGCAGTCTGACCGAGGATCGTCCCGAGCTGCTGTCCGACATCATGTTCGGCGCATCCGCCTGCCTGACCGTCGACGGCTGGGCGGCCGGGCACATGCTCGACGCCTGGGAGCGCGGAGAGTCCTCGCTGCGAACGGACGACCCCCGATGAGCGCCGCCGACCGGGAGGCCACCATCACGCCCTACCCCGACGGCCCCCTGGTGGTGCGGGGCGCTGTCGAGCTGCGCACGTCGGAGGGCGACCCGATCGAGCCGCGCCGCCGCACGGTCGCCCTCTGCCGGTGCGGACTCTCGACGATCAAGCCGTTCTGTGACGGCACGCACAAGGCGGCCGGCTTCCGCACCGACGTGTGACCCGGGGGTCACCCTCTGCGGGCCCCCTGGAAACGGGGGTAGTGCCCGCGATCGTCATCGATGATCTCGTCCCCTCCTCATCCCGAGCGCTGCTTTGGTATATATTTCCAAGCTAACCCCTTTTGATGGAGAATTTTTCCAAGCGAACGAGGACTCGATGATGAGACGAACTGCGGCCGTCGCCGCTGCCACCACTGCCCTGCTCCTGATAGCGCTCCCCAGTGCCGCGGGGGCCGCTCCCGCAGCGGAACCGCTGACCAAATACGTGAAGGATGCCGCGGGCGGCTACGGCTACAGCACCCAACCGGTCTACACATACCCGGGATCTGGCGAGCAGGTCTCGATCCCGACGTCGCTCGTGGAGGAGAATCGCCGCTTCTCGAGCGCGTGGGTCGGCACGATCGGCAACCTGAACTTCGGAAAGCCGAGCAACGCCGCGGACTTCGACGCCAAGTACTCGGCTGTGCTCGACGACTTCGCCTCCTGGAACATGAACGCGGTCATCTTCCAGGTGCGCCCCCTGCTCGATGCCTACTACCCGTCGGACCTCAACCCGTGGTCGGAGTTCCTCACCGGCACGCAGGGCGCTGACCCCGGCTACGATCCGCTGCAGAGGATGGTGGACGCGACGCACGCACGCGGCATGGAGTTCCACGCCTGGCTCAACCCCTACCGGGTCACCAACACCAAGATGACCGCGCCCGCGACCCTCGCCGCGCTCGGGCTCACCGCTGCCGAGGTGAAGGCACTCTCGATCCCCGAGTACATCGCCGCTCTCAACGCCGCAGGCGTCCTCGCCGACGACAACTTCGCCGTGCAGCACCCGGACTGGGTGCTGTCGTTCGACGAGAAGCTCTTCCTCGACCCCGGTCAGCCCGACGTCCCCGCGTACGTCGCGGCATCCGTCGCGGAGATCGTCGAGAACTACGATGTCGATGCGATCCATTTCGACGACTACTTCTACCCCTACCGGATAACGGTGGACGGGCAGAACGTGTTCTTCGGAGAACAGGGAGAGGACCGTGCGACGTTCGAGGACTTCGGCCTCACCGCCGGCTACCCCGACACCGCTGCGGGCGTCGAGTCCTGGCGACGCGACAACATCACCGGGCTCATCACCCAGGTCGGCGACGCGGTCGACGCGCACAACCAGTCGGCAGGCACTGCGGTGCAGTTGGGCATCAGTCCCTTCGGCATCTGGGAGCACAAAGCGCTCGACCCGGCCGGTTCGAACACACCCACGGGCTCATCGCAGAGCTACAGCCACGCGATCTTCGCCGACACCCGCGGCTGGGTGCAGGACGAGCTCATCGACTATCTCGTGCCGCAGATCTACTGGAGCTTCGATCAGGCCGCCGCGCCGTACGGCGAGCTCGCACAGTGGTGGAGCGACGTCGCCGCCGACAGCCACACGCAGGTGTACGTCGGGCATGCTCTCTACAAGCACGTCAACAACGGTGGCTTCGATCCCGCGTGGATGAACCCCGAGGAAGTGCCGAACCAGATCCGCTTCAACCAGACTCTCGACGGCATCGACGGCAGCGTCCTGTTCAGCTACAACGACATGAAGCCCAGCGCCCTGACCGCACTGCCCGCAGACCAGCAGCCGAAGCATCAGGCGAAGAACACCGCGATCGATCTCCTCAAGAGCGAAGCCTTCGCGTACCCGACGCTCGTCCCCGCGAAGCCGTGGCTGTCTGATGGCAGCGTCGCTGCACCGGTCTCTCCGACCGTGTCCGACGGCACGCTCACCTGGACCGCCGGCGACGCGCAGGAAGCACGGCAGTATGCGATCTACCGGGGCACCGGCACCCCTGCGGAGATCATCTCGGCACCGGGCTCTCTCGTGGACACGGTGTGGGCCGGCGGCGACGCGACCCTCCGCTTCACTCTGCCCGCCGACACGGGATCCACGGCACGTGCCGGTGCCGACACGTGGGTCGTGACGGCACTCGATGCCGCCGCCGTCGAGAGCGCACCGGTGGCCGCCACCGACGCGCCCGTCGACCCCACGGATCCGACCACCCCGGGCACGCCGACGAATCCTGGCACGCCCGTCGACCCCGCGTCACCGGCCGACCCGGACGACTCTTCGCAGTCCGGCGGGGTGGCGGTGCGCGACGACCTCGCCTCCACCGGAGGCGCGGCGCCCATCCCCGCTCTGATCGCGGCAGGTGCCTTGCTCACGGCTGGCGCGGTCGTTGCGGGAGCCGCCGCGTTCCGCCGCCGCCGGCTTCAGTAGCCTGCCCGCGCGGGGGATGCAGCGCCGTGTCGCTGCATCCCCCACTTCAGCCCCGATTCAGCCGCAGACCGCCACACTGGAGGGATGCGGATCCTGGTGGTGGACGACGAGGTGCGTCTGGCGGACGGTGTCCGGCGTGGACTCGAGGCCGAAGGCTTCGCGGTCGACGTCGCGCACAACGGCATCGACGGGCTCTGGCGCGCCCGCGAGACCCGCTACGACGCGATCGTGCTCGACCTCATGATGCCGGGGATGAGCGGATGGAAGGTGTGCGAGGCCTTGCGCGCCGAGGAGAACTGGACACCGGTGCTCATGCTCACCGCGAAAGACGGCGAGTGGGATCAGGTCGAGGCGCTCGAGACCGGCGCAGACGACTACGTCACGAAGCCGTTCTCGTTCGCGATCCTCGTCGCCCGCATCCGCGCCCTGGTACGACGCGGTGCCGTCGCCCGCCCCACGATCCTGGAAGCGGGCGACCTGCGGCTCGATCCGGCCGCGCATCGTGTGTGGCGCGGTGAGACACCCGTGCCGCTGACCGCACGCGAGTTCGCGGTGCTCGAGTACCTGATCCGCCATCGCGGCCAGGTGCTGTCGAAGCGTGCGTTGATCGAGGGCGTCTGGGATGACGACTTCGACGGCGACCCGAACATCGTCGAGGTCTACGTCGGGCATCTGCGCCGCAAGCTCGACAAGCCGTTCGGCCGTGGGGCGATCGAGACGATCCGTGGTGCGGGATACCGGCTGGCGGCCGACGGTGGCTGAGCGCGGCTGGCGCTCGGTCCGCGGCCGCACGACGCTCGGCGCGACCCTCGTCGTGGCGGCCGCCCTGCTCGTGGGCGCGTTCTCGTTCTACGGCGTTCTCAGCACCAGCGTGCACAGCAGCGCCGAGCGCGCGGCGGAGC
This window harbors:
- a CDS encoding ABC transporter ATP-binding protein — protein: MNEPLLQVDGLSVEFQTPDGWRQVTYDVSFRVDRRKTLALVGESGSGKSVTAMSILDLLPANARRTGRILFDGVDLVPLRDKGLRPLRGSRIATIFQEPMTALNPVYTIGHQLAEALTSHHHDLDRKTVRDRAIQLLRDVHMPDPEEKVDHYPHQLSGGQRQRAMIAMAISSEPDLLIADEPTTALDVTVQAEILDLISEIQERMGMAVLIITHDMGVVADIADDVVVMKDGRVVEGAPSAELFRSPKQEYTQALLAAVPHLGKADDFLSAARNKLRIDGVTAATPLPETVLRLQDAVIRYPGRWRRPGFQAINGIDLEVARGEIVGLVGESGSGKSTIGKAAIGLLPVTEGVLEVRGERITGRPGRALRQLRRHVTMVFQDPASSLNPRRTIGQAISDPLLWQGLVRDPRARRTRAKELLEQVQLDPDWCDRFPHELSGGQRQRIGIARAIATDPVLMIADEPTSALDVSVQAQVLDLFLALQRELGFSCLFISHDLSVVETLSNRVVVLRHGDVIEEGPTEEVLHHPSDDYTKRLIAAAPVPDPEIQQVRRAERLALRRG
- a CDS encoding LysR family transcriptional regulator encodes the protein METRRLEIFVALVDAGGFKQAAASLFITPPALSQQISRLEKDVGVALIDRTMRPIVPTEAGREFYFRCRRVLEAMQHITQLLDDERSHEFGRVRVGIVPAMMYSTPAKAVRRFIRAHPAANVQVRSIATSLLIDELEQGSIDVAVLLTQPDLKDLSSTTLFSEEYLACLPLDHALADQDEISFAELRSERILQGPRVANPAGYDAVVAACMRAGFSPRTLEVMGSYMDHAAMVSAGMGVGFMPESLSDIHPHDVVYRRLVNPPVGLTASISWFERRLDSVGRAFVRHCITELSDLEGLTPTEGES
- a CDS encoding carbon-nitrogen hydrolase family protein, whose translation is MKFAIGQMVSGEDKAANLAEIARLTEEAAAAGARLVVFPEFAMFDAPKLDEEFIKEGEPLDGPFVSGLAALARRTGVSIVAGMLETIEGEARGYNTLVLVTPDEGLSRVYHKLHLYDAFGFLESDHIRPGDIAGPVTFTIDDITVGMLTCYDLRFPEVAREHADAGVDLLLYPAAWMPGARKEDHWNTLARARAIENTLYVAAVSQGPSVGTGGSIIVDPMGITLGEIGERSGIAVADATPQRVAEVRSVNPSLANRRFTVVASA
- a CDS encoding HpcH/HpaI aldolase family protein — translated: MSHTLKQGAWLSDGSSAIGEIVAGLGYDFVVLDIEHGSFDLSILERFIPLLKGLGLEVLSKVLVPERGAIQQALDFGSDGVIIPHIESVEHAKRITDFAKFPPLGSRSLAGGRTMSYRGYSDEWIAAQDRDIKVFPMVEDPGALRDVEAIAALPTVDGIFIGPGDLAAMSGRGAYRQTEADFDDFRKVIAAARANDKPWVLPAWTTIEKEFAIAENADYVLLTMQHAAISEGYGNARALMDGLIANASVPAAS
- a CDS encoding carboxymuconolactone decarboxylase family protein, which codes for MSHVNIGKVYAAPYTAMLEFSAQAAAAGVDAGLSPLLVELIKIRASQLNGCAFCLKMHVADAVKAGETSDRLAVLAGWWESQYFSAEEQAALQIAERVTLLSDHGRLADRGVDVDGVLTEKQIAAVTWLTVVINSWNRIAVSSHYPVAP
- a CDS encoding iron-containing redox enzyme family protein, encoding MSPSAVRTATSADLQDRGPLSAALVRRLTGDEESDHFAQAEAAIARTDDVVRDDDIQLALFLLFASSYGALPQIDPAREWDPELIATRRLLEDAFERALRASVPQPPLPEATIDAVGRALFALAEADTGPSLSRYLAKKATTEQAREFFIQRSIYTLHEADPHSWAIPRLHGRAKAALVEIQSDEYGGGRPDRVHATIFAKAMRGAGLDDTYGAYLEHAPAIALASHNMMSMFGINRRLVGAIVGHLAAFEITSSIPNRLYGEGMRRLGFGDDVTDYFDEHVEADAVHEQIAARDLAGSLTEDRPELLSDIMFGASACLTVDGWAAGHMLDAWERGESSLRTDDPR
- a CDS encoding CDGSH iron-sulfur domain-containing protein; amino-acid sequence: MSAADREATITPYPDGPLVVRGAVELRTSEGDPIEPRRRTVALCRCGLSTIKPFCDGTHKAAGFRTDV
- a CDS encoding glycoside hydrolase family 10 protein codes for the protein MMRRTAAVAAATTALLLIALPSAAGAAPAAEPLTKYVKDAAGGYGYSTQPVYTYPGSGEQVSIPTSLVEENRRFSSAWVGTIGNLNFGKPSNAADFDAKYSAVLDDFASWNMNAVIFQVRPLLDAYYPSDLNPWSEFLTGTQGADPGYDPLQRMVDATHARGMEFHAWLNPYRVTNTKMTAPATLAALGLTAAEVKALSIPEYIAALNAAGVLADDNFAVQHPDWVLSFDEKLFLDPGQPDVPAYVAASVAEIVENYDVDAIHFDDYFYPYRITVDGQNVFFGEQGEDRATFEDFGLTAGYPDTAAGVESWRRDNITGLITQVGDAVDAHNQSAGTAVQLGISPFGIWEHKALDPAGSNTPTGSSQSYSHAIFADTRGWVQDELIDYLVPQIYWSFDQAAAPYGELAQWWSDVAADSHTQVYVGHALYKHVNNGGFDPAWMNPEEVPNQIRFNQTLDGIDGSVLFSYNDMKPSALTALPADQQPKHQAKNTAIDLLKSEAFAYPTLVPAKPWLSDGSVAAPVSPTVSDGTLTWTAGDAQEARQYAIYRGTGTPAEIISAPGSLVDTVWAGGDATLRFTLPADTGSTARAGADTWVVTALDAAAVESAPVAATDAPVDPTDPTTPGTPTNPGTPVDPASPADPDDSSQSGGVAVRDDLASTGGAAPIPALIAAGALLTAGAVVAGAAAFRRRRLQ
- a CDS encoding response regulator transcription factor, with protein sequence MRILVVDDEVRLADGVRRGLEAEGFAVDVAHNGIDGLWRARETRYDAIVLDLMMPGMSGWKVCEALRAEENWTPVLMLTAKDGEWDQVEALETGADDYVTKPFSFAILVARIRALVRRGAVARPTILEAGDLRLDPAAHRVWRGETPVPLTAREFAVLEYLIRHRGQVLSKRALIEGVWDDDFDGDPNIVEVYVGHLRRKLDKPFGRGAIETIRGAGYRLAADGG